The Arcanobacterium pinnipediorum genome includes a region encoding these proteins:
- the mnhG gene encoding monovalent cation/H(+) antiporter subunit G: protein MVILDWVGTVLIFFGSVLTLIATIGALRVPDVFSLQHIATKPQVMSLILLMFGVMLVVRDSAVTWTLLAVIGFQLVTSPISAHVISRAAYRTRRPGMSAFDVDELDSDLLAGGDLTVD from the coding sequence ATGGTGATATTAGACTGGGTTGGCACTGTTTTGATTTTCTTCGGCAGTGTATTGACCCTAATCGCCACTATTGGCGCGTTGCGGGTTCCTGATGTGTTTTCCTTGCAGCATATTGCTACTAAGCCGCAAGTGATGTCGCTTATTTTGCTGATGTTCGGCGTGATGTTGGTTGTGCGCGATAGTGCAGTGACGTGGACTCTCCTTGCCGTCATTGGTTTCCAACTCGTTACTTCACCGATTTCGGCACATGTTATTTCCCGGGCCGCTTATCGCACCCGCCGGCCTGGTATGTCCGCTTTTGATGTTGATGAATTAGATAGTGACCTGCTCGCTGGAGGAGATCTCACGGTAGACTAA
- a CDS encoding Na(+)/H(+) antiporter subunit C, which translates to MTSSAVLILLAGVLMAVGVYLVTERSLSRIVVGLASITNSVNILFLIAGGPSGQPPIVGQAEPHQMADPLVQAMMLTAIVLSLGLTAFLLAVGYRSWQLYGNDEVQDDLEDKRLAKHSEAVKIAERADKPQRIEDDAEEARDETESRSENESEAHMSQQETSEAKH; encoded by the coding sequence ATGACGTCGTCTGCAGTTTTAATACTTTTAGCTGGTGTACTCATGGCAGTGGGAGTCTACCTAGTTACGGAGCGATCCCTCTCGCGAATCGTGGTGGGGTTAGCCTCGATCACCAATTCGGTCAATATTTTATTCCTTATAGCCGGTGGTCCATCTGGCCAGCCTCCTATTGTGGGGCAGGCAGAACCACACCAGATGGCTGACCCGCTCGTCCAAGCAATGATGCTGACTGCAATCGTGCTCTCCTTGGGTTTAACGGCGTTTTTATTGGCAGTTGGCTATCGTTCGTGGCAGTTATATGGCAACGACGAAGTCCAAGACGACCTTGAAGACAAGCGCCTTGCGAAACATTCGGAGGCAGTAAAGATTGCCGAGCGTGCCGATAAGCCACAGCGTATTGAAGATGACGCAGAAGAAGCTCGAGACGAGACGGAGTCACGCAGTGAAAATGAATCTGAGGCACACATGAGCCAGCAGGAGACTTCGGAGGCGAAACACTGA
- a CDS encoding Na+/H+ antiporter subunit E has translation MKYRSSRSMRHAVLQSERFPHASMGLLLGLTLAWVLLWGEFSVGNVAAGFLAALVVTSLAPFPAVAFDGRFRPWGVVLLVTTVMWEMALATAQISWFIVRGHEPRSGVIKVGLHSRSDVYIASVAGLTALIPGTVVVDVSREESILYVHIFDMELAGGIDNARQSILTVEERLLRAFASHDELVDAGYVPGPSRSYGRLEDGQ, from the coding sequence GTGAAATATCGTAGTTCGCGCTCGATGCGCCATGCGGTTTTGCAGTCGGAACGATTCCCGCACGCTTCGATGGGGTTGTTGCTTGGTTTGACTCTGGCGTGGGTTTTACTTTGGGGTGAGTTCAGCGTCGGAAATGTTGCGGCTGGCTTTTTAGCTGCGCTGGTAGTTACGAGCTTGGCTCCATTTCCAGCTGTCGCCTTCGACGGGCGGTTTCGGCCGTGGGGAGTAGTTTTGTTGGTGACGACGGTGATGTGGGAGATGGCGCTAGCCACTGCACAGATATCGTGGTTTATAGTTCGCGGGCATGAGCCTCGATCTGGAGTTATCAAAGTAGGGCTACATTCGCGATCCGATGTTTATATTGCGAGTGTGGCTGGATTGACGGCACTGATCCCCGGCACAGTGGTGGTTGATGTTTCGCGTGAAGAATCTATTCTCTATGTTCATATTTTTGATATGGAATTGGCGGGTGGAATTGATAACGCGCGGCAATCGATACTTACCGTTGAAGAGCGGTTGTTGCGCGCCTTTGCTTCGCATGATGAGTTGGTTGATGCAGGCTATGTTCCTGGCCCCTCACGCTCATATGGCAGATTGGAGGATGGGCAGTGA
- a CDS encoding Na+/H+ antiporter subunit D: MNLNFLVALPVVVPILGAGLSLASASFRRLQGWISITILSIVLVVALALVFLSQSGPIVLDVGGWASPVGVSLVGDRLAAIMLATSVTVTLAVLVYSVSQGAADGDDAAPIAVYHPAFLLLSAGVSNAFLSGDLFNIYVGFELLLMASFVLITLGGTHDRIRAGTVYIVVSLISSVVLLMAIAFTYAATGTVNLAQLALRLPDVDPGVGLAIQTMMLIGFGIKAAIFPLSAWLPDSYPTAPAPVTAVFAGLLTKVGIYTIIRTQTLLFASNRIDLILGVFAIVTMLVGILGAVAQQDIKRLLSFTLVSHIGYMLWGISSSTDNGLGAGIYYAVHHITVQTALFLVVGLIERRGGTTSLIKLGSLAKLAPVLAVLYLIPALNLAGIPPLSGFFGKVGLIQASASRGLAIDWWLIGAGVVTSLLTLYAVTRAWTMMFWQEAPHELPEKTIPRAMIISTATLVAVTIGISLGAGPLGRYTWDAASELHQRTPYISAVLPDEERGTGQSSEVTEEKEAQR; this comes from the coding sequence ATGAACCTGAATTTTCTTGTTGCCCTACCGGTAGTCGTCCCTATCTTAGGTGCCGGGTTATCGCTGGCTTCGGCGTCGTTTCGCCGCTTGCAAGGCTGGATTTCCATCACGATTTTATCTATCGTGCTCGTTGTTGCGCTCGCGTTAGTATTTTTATCTCAGTCCGGGCCGATTGTGCTCGACGTCGGTGGCTGGGCTTCGCCAGTGGGCGTGAGTTTGGTAGGTGATCGGCTCGCGGCGATCATGTTGGCCACGTCAGTAACTGTGACGCTGGCAGTGCTGGTGTATTCGGTATCCCAAGGTGCAGCCGACGGCGATGATGCGGCCCCGATCGCGGTCTACCATCCGGCGTTCTTACTGCTTTCTGCCGGGGTGTCCAACGCGTTTCTTTCCGGGGATTTATTCAATATCTACGTGGGTTTTGAGCTGTTACTCATGGCCTCGTTCGTGCTCATCACTTTAGGTGGAACCCATGATCGCATCCGGGCTGGCACAGTGTATATTGTGGTTTCGCTCATCTCTTCAGTTGTGCTATTGATGGCGATTGCCTTCACATACGCAGCTACTGGAACAGTGAATCTAGCGCAGTTGGCGTTGCGCCTGCCCGACGTCGATCCGGGTGTGGGCCTTGCGATCCAGACGATGATGCTGATCGGTTTTGGTATTAAAGCAGCGATCTTCCCGCTATCTGCTTGGCTACCAGATTCATACCCGACTGCTCCGGCTCCGGTAACAGCAGTTTTTGCCGGATTATTGACCAAGGTTGGTATCTACACCATTATTCGAACTCAAACCTTGCTCTTCGCCTCGAACCGGATAGATCTCATCCTTGGTGTTTTCGCAATCGTCACCATGCTCGTCGGTATTCTTGGCGCAGTGGCGCAACAAGATATTAAACGTCTACTTTCCTTCACTCTGGTTTCGCACATCGGTTACATGCTGTGGGGAATTTCGTCGTCAACTGACAACGGTTTGGGTGCCGGAATCTATTACGCCGTCCATCATATTACGGTCCAAACTGCCCTGTTCTTGGTGGTAGGGCTAATTGAACGTCGCGGGGGCACGACCTCGCTGATCAAACTCGGATCATTGGCAAAGCTGGCTCCGGTGCTTGCTGTACTGTATCTGATCCCGGCCCTAAACCTCGCAGGTATTCCGCCCCTATCGGGATTTTTCGGCAAAGTTGGCCTGATTCAAGCCTCTGCCTCGCGTGGGTTAGCAATCGACTGGTGGCTCATCGGTGCTGGCGTGGTGACATCGCTTTTGACCTTGTATGCGGTGACGCGAGCATGGACGATGATGTTTTGGCAAGAGGCACCGCACGAGTTGCCGGAGAAAACTATTCCGCGCGCTATGATTATCTCCACCGCGACTCTAGTAGCAGTGACGATCGGAATTTCGCTGGGTGCGGGACCGCTGGGACGATACACCTGGGATGCGGCCAGCGAGTTACATCAACGCACCCCCTATATTTCAGCAGTTTTACCTGACGAGGAACGCGGCACGGGCCAAAGTAGTGAGGTCACTGAGGAAAAGGAGGCTCAGCGGTGA
- a CDS encoding thiamine ABC transporter substrate-binding protein yields the protein MKTRKLSLGLVTACALALSACSSSVPAADKTPDAMEKETQKAPQTVKVVTNGSFSLPDDVLAAFTKESGFTVELVNGEESGTLDSKLILTKNNPVGDAVIGLTANNIIDVANAGVLDDSVKLDGPKGADKYKIAQASGAMPLDRSDACFNYDIAYFEDKGLTPPAGLEDLVKPEYQNLTVIEDPSKSDTGFALLAATISHFGEDGYVDYWKQLLANGTKVDAGWKDAYQVDFTAGEGKGAYPIVMSYASSPFWTINEAGDASSTANVAGGCYPVVEYAGVLKGAKNVEGAQKFLQWLSTPKIQTVIAEENVTYPIDESAQLPKGMAEFAPRPDAVASLDPQKIVDSKEEWITAVTELF from the coding sequence ATGAAAACCCGTAAGTTGAGCCTTGGTTTAGTTACCGCATGTGCACTGGCATTAAGCGCTTGCTCATCGAGCGTTCCAGCGGCAGATAAAACGCCTGATGCGATGGAGAAGGAAACTCAGAAGGCTCCACAGACGGTTAAGGTCGTTACCAATGGATCCTTCTCCTTACCTGACGATGTCCTTGCTGCATTCACCAAGGAATCAGGATTCACAGTTGAGCTAGTTAATGGTGAAGAGTCTGGCACGCTGGACTCCAAACTCATCTTAACGAAGAACAATCCGGTAGGTGACGCAGTTATTGGCTTAACTGCTAATAACATTATCGACGTTGCTAACGCTGGTGTTCTTGACGATTCGGTTAAACTAGATGGTCCCAAAGGTGCCGATAAATACAAGATCGCCCAAGCTAGCGGTGCTATGCCACTAGATCGATCTGATGCATGTTTCAACTACGATATTGCCTATTTCGAAGATAAAGGTTTGACGCCTCCGGCTGGCTTGGAAGATTTAGTGAAGCCAGAATACCAAAACCTAACTGTGATTGAGGATCCGTCAAAGTCCGATACTGGGTTTGCGTTGCTGGCGGCAACAATTTCGCACTTTGGTGAAGATGGCTATGTTGATTACTGGAAGCAGCTTTTGGCTAACGGCACTAAGGTTGATGCCGGATGGAAGGACGCCTACCAGGTAGATTTCACTGCCGGTGAAGGTAAGGGTGCCTATCCGATCGTCATGTCATATGCTTCTTCGCCATTTTGGACGATTAACGAAGCAGGTGACGCCTCCAGCACAGCTAACGTTGCCGGTGGCTGCTACCCGGTAGTGGAATACGCCGGTGTTCTCAAGGGTGCGAAGAACGTTGAGGGTGCACAAAAGTTCCTCCAATGGTTGTCTACCCCGAAGATTCAGACCGTCATTGCCGAAGAAAATGTTACGTATCCAATCGACGAATCTGCACAGTTGCCCAAGGGCATGGCAGAATTTGCGCCGCGGCCAGACGCTGTTGCATCCCTAGATCCGCAAAAGATTGTCGATTCGAAGGAAGAATGGATTACCGCGGTTACGGAACTGTTCTAA
- a CDS encoding DUF4235 domain-containing protein: MNLGYRLLSLATGAVAGLVARQVVTLVWEKGLGKATPNGDETDLDLPLAQIATFSAVTAGVTALVNEAMQRKTAQWYGARNSEDKA, from the coding sequence ATGAACCTCGGATACCGCCTTCTAAGTTTGGCTACCGGCGCTGTTGCTGGTCTTGTTGCCCGTCAGGTTGTGACGCTGGTGTGGGAAAAGGGCTTGGGGAAAGCCACACCGAATGGTGATGAGACTGATCTCGATCTCCCGCTGGCACAGATTGCTACCTTCTCTGCAGTCACGGCAGGAGTGACTGCTCTTGTCAACGAGGCGATGCAACGCAAGACCGCCCAATGGTATGGCGCACGGAATTCTGAAGACAAAGCCTGA
- a CDS encoding monovalent cation/H+ antiporter complex subunit F, whose product MIWLLAASAVIELIAVVLLMWRLGRGPTILDRVVTLDMITSVLVGGIAILFAVTRRTDLLPVFVVVSLVGFVGSTVTARALPKEEE is encoded by the coding sequence GTGATCTGGCTATTAGCAGCAAGTGCCGTGATTGAGTTGATTGCGGTGGTGTTATTGATGTGGCGTCTGGGGCGCGGGCCAACTATTTTAGACCGCGTGGTTACCTTAGACATGATCACCTCAGTGCTGGTTGGAGGTATCGCCATTTTGTTTGCCGTTACGCGGCGCACCGATCTTTTGCCGGTGTTTGTGGTGGTTTCGCTCGTAGGGTTCGTTGGTTCTACGGTCACTGCGCGTGCACTGCCTAAGGAGGAAGAGTGA